One Mangifera indica cultivar Alphonso chromosome 4, CATAS_Mindica_2.1, whole genome shotgun sequence genomic region harbors:
- the LOC123213470 gene encoding putative cysteine-rich receptor-like protein kinase 12, translating into MMQKIIMIDLFYIFLSISIAQTNWVRVGYHWYSMYDFPVSEINSSLFTHIICAYTAVNSSSYQLSLSPAEEEKLSTFTLTVRQNNPSVTTLLSIGGVDANYSTFSSMVSNSSYRKSFIDSSIRIARRYGFQGLDFVWIYPNTTSDLFNMGVLFKELKVAADLEAKHSNQSQLILTAAVYCLPVVYSESFPIAMIQQNLDWVHVVCNDLTTPLESNFTGAHAALYDPSTLYDTNYGIREWINGGLSANKIVLVLFFYGYAWTLKSPMDNGIGAEATGGRTVTYRKIKNYIEDNGRDVPVMYNSTYVVNYWSKGTTWIGFDDVEAIRAKVSYAKEKKLLGYSVWEVSFDFNWALSKAAAEVEIKDSSVQVDNESSKNKKRSSLAVPLSTTAAVALLIGIVSIFSCWRRNLKLKASSAGDFHSNIPSLTEYTLAEIEAATNGFSIENKLGQGGYGPVYKGILPNGEVIAAKKLSKTSTQGFEEFKNEVMLTAKLQHVNLVRVLGFCIDKEEQILIYEYMQNKSLDLYLFDPIRRLSLDWKKRVHIIEGITQGLLYLQEYSRLTIIHRDLKVSNVLLDKKMNSKISDFGMARIFAKDDLEANTSRIVGTIGYVPPEYALRGTYSTKSDVYSFGVLLLQIISGKWISFLYGPNENLSLLDYAYELWNHGKAMEFMDETLDDSSLSCKLTRCLHIALLCVQENPMDRPSMPEVFSMLKTEMSDMMIPKKPAFSKQNESTTINLKGHSGCSSSVNNVTISDVSAR; encoded by the exons ATGATGCAGAAGATTATCATGATTGATCTTTTCTATATTTTCCTTTCTATTTCTATAGCGCAAACAAACTGGGTTAGGGTTGGTTATCACTGGTATTCAATGTACGATTTCCCCGTTTCGGAGATAAATTCTTCTCTCTTCACCCACATCATTTGTGCTTATACCGCTGTGAATTCCTCCTCCTACCAGCTTTCGTTATCACCAGCTGAAGAAGAAAAACTGTCTACCTTCACACTTACTGTGAGACAAAACAACCCATCTGTCACTACACTGCTATCCATTGGGGGTGTAGATGCAAATTATTCAACCTTTTCTTCAATGGTAAGCAATTCTTCTTACAGAAAATCCTTCATCGATTCCTCGATAAGAATAGCCCGACGTTACGGCTTTCAAGGCCTTGACTTTGTTTGGATTTATCCAAACACAACCTCTGATCTGTTCAATATGGGTGTTCTATTTAAAGAGTTGAAAGTAGCTGCTGATTTAGAGGCGAAACACTCCAACCAGTCACAACTGATCTTGACGGCTGCCGTTTATTGTTTGCCAGTGGTATACTCAGAAAGTTTTCCTATCGCGATGATACAACAAAATTTGGATTGGGTCCATGTTGTGTGTAATGATTTGACTACTCCTCTCGAGAGCAACTTTACCGGTGCTCATGCAGCTCTGTATGATCCAAGTACTTTATATGATACAAATTATGGCATAAGAGAATGGATCAACGGAGGATTATCAGctaataaaattgttttggttttgtttttctatGGCTACGCATGGACGCTCAAGAGCCCGATGGACAATGGTATTGGTGCAGAAGCAACTGGAGGACGAACAGTAACCTATAGGAAAATCAAGAATTACATTGAGGATAATGGTCGAGATGTCCCTGTAATGTACAATTCAACTTATGTGGTGAATTACTGGTCAAAGGGAACAACTTGGATTGGTTTCGATGATGTTGAGGCCATTAGAGCTAAGGTTTCTTATGCCAAGGAGAAAAAACTGCTTGGCTACTCTGTGTGGGAAGTCTCCTTTGATTTTAACTGGGCTCTTTCTAAAGCTGCAG CTGAAGTGGAGATAAAAGATTCCTCAGTTCAGGTGGATAATGAAagtagtaaaaataaaaagaggtcTTCGTTAGCAGTCCCTTTGTCTACAACAGCTGCTGTTGCTCTTCTAATTGGAATAGTTTCTATATTTTCCTGCTGGAGGAGAAATCTCAAACTAAAAG CATCATCTGCTGGAGATTTTCATTCCAACATTCCTAGTCTGACAGAATATACATTGGCGGAGATAGAGGCAGCAACCAATggattttcaattgaaaataagcTTGGACAAGGAGGATATGGCCCTGTTTACAAG GGAATATTGCCAAATGGAGAGGTAATAGCAGCGaagaaactttcaaaaacatccaCCCAAGGATTTGAGGAATTTAAGAATGAGGTTATGCTTACTGCCAAGCTCCAACATGTAAATCTTGTCCGAGTTTTGGGTTTTTGCATTGACAAGGAAGAACAAATACTCATCTACGAATACATGCAAAACAAAAGCTTAGACTTGTACCTTTTCG ATCCTATTAGACGGCTTAGTTTGGATTGGAAAAAGCGTGTGCATATTATTGAAGGAATTACCCAAGGACTTTTATATCTTCAAGAATATTCAAGATTAACCATTATTCATCGAGATTTAAAAGTAAGCAACGTGTTATTAGACAAAAAAATGAATTCCAAAATATCTGATTTTGGAATGGCTAGAATATTTGCCAAAGATGATCTTGAAGCAAACACAAGTCGTATCGTAGGAACAAT TGGCTATGTTCCTCCTGAATATGCTCTAAGAGGCACATACTCAACCAAATccgatgtttatagttttggggtTCTACTTCTACAAATCATAAGTGGCAAATGGATTTCCTTTCTATATGGtccaaatgaaaatttaagtcTTCTAGACTAc GCATATGAATTGTGGAATCATGGTAAAGCCATGGAATTCATGGATGAAACACTAGACGATAGTTCTTTGTCATGTAAATTGACGAGATGCTTGCATATAGCTTTGTTGTGTGTCCAAGAAAATCCAATGGATAGGCCATCCATGCCAGAAGTTTTCTCCATGCTCAAAACTGAAATGTCCGATATGATGATTCCAAAGAAGCCTGCTTtctcaaaacaaaatgaatcaACAACAATAAACTTAAAAGGTCATTCAGGGTGTTCTTCATCAGTTAATAATGTAACAATTTCAGATGTTTCTGCTAGAtga